A genomic region of Macaca mulatta isolate MMU2019108-1 chromosome 5, T2T-MMU8v2.0, whole genome shotgun sequence contains the following coding sequences:
- the ENOPH1 gene encoding enolase-phosphatase E1 isoform X3: MIQAVVDNVCWQMSLDRKTTALKQLQGHMWRAAFTAGRMKAEFFADVVPAVRKWREAGMKVYIYSSGSVEAQKLLFGHSTEGDILELVDGHFDTKIGRKVESESYRKIADSIGCSTNNILFLTDVTREASAAEEADVHVAVVVRPGNAGLTDDEKTYYSLITSFSELYLPSST, from the exons ATGATCCAGGCCGTGGTAGATAATGTGTGCTGGCAGATGTCCCTGGATCGAAAGACCACTGCACTCAAACAGCTTCAGGGCCACATGTGGAGGGCGGCATTCACAGCTGGGCGCATGAAAGCAGA GTTCTTTGCAGATGTAGTTCCAGCAGTCAGGAAATGGAGAGAGGCCGGAATGAAGGTGTATATCTATTCCTCAGGGAGTGTGGAGGCACAGAAACTGTTATTTGGGCACTCTACGGAGGGAGATATTCTTGAG CTTGTCGATGGTCACTTTGATACCAAGATTGGACGCAAAGTAGAGAGTGAAAGTTACCGAAAGATTGCAGACAGCATTGGGTGCTCAACCAACAACATTTTGTTTCTGACAGATGTTACTCGAG AGGCCAGTGCTGCTGAGGAAGCAGATGTGCACGTAGCTGTGGTGGTGAGACCAGGCAACGCAGGATTAACAGATGACGAGAAGACTTACTACAGCCTCATCACATCCTTCAGCGAACTATACCTGCCTTCCTCAACCTAG